A region of Deltaproteobacteria bacterium DNA encodes the following proteins:
- a CDS encoding glutamate synthase, protein MKREGNGGADMRRVQALLRSRAHLRPTQPWVPRPPEAEGGCGVTGFACTIPVGGKHIYEPSMQMRNRGNGKGGGIAACGLVPEELGVSRRVLDENYILQVALLDPSARDEVEKSFVAPFFDIDHGGLIPTVDDFRDVPLLEVRPPDVARYFVRVKPDVLSRFAGERKLDSADLTEREVEDEFVFQNSIALNNRFYASLGDKRAFVMSHARNLIILKIVGYAEAAVQYYRMPDTHAHVWIAHQRFPTKGRVWHPGGAHPFIGLNEALVHNGDFANYHSVCEYLAGRGIFPQFLTDTEVSVLLFDLWNRVYRYPMEYIIEALAPTTELDFDRLPSEKQRIYRQIQAAHIHASPDGPWFFIIARTLAATGEFQLMGITDTAMLRPQVFALQEGEESIGLICSEKQAIDATLASLAGEDPRFTPVADMYWNARGGSHTDGGAFLLTVSPAGDRYRMRVTNKFGTEVSTVSDQVHCDLSVPPAATSCTDEDAAAIERCAGDGDSEALYAHLLGRLPSMDFDSFRRFVDRWAGRTASDAPGLGIEALTKCMDRRYLTGEKKRSSLLTILRGGLERIFERQPLCDDARAGTHVRVTRETRDRLRGPRPGETTLLIDARGFPPEGEECDAALAIRAYRLGWRRLVHYNTRGTRFHGVGLGPGTAGLRIDCYDNPGDYLGSGMDGLGIYVHGNAQDQLCQISKQGKLVVYGDVGQTFLYGAKGGEAYVMGNAAGRPMINAVGGPRVVINGTALDYLAESFMAGDPHNGGGFAVVNGLQYDPNGRLRPLDLPYPGGNLLSLASGGAVYIRDPRRTLVEEQLNGGVYRPLSAADWRLILPYLEENERLFDIRIDRDLLTVDGILKSPQAVYRKVVPRNDAEAEADLEGLGG, encoded by the coding sequence ATGAAGCGTGAAGGGAACGGCGGGGCCGACATGCGGCGGGTGCAGGCCCTGCTCCGATCCCGCGCGCACCTGCGGCCGACGCAACCCTGGGTACCCCGGCCGCCGGAAGCGGAGGGAGGGTGCGGCGTCACCGGGTTCGCCTGCACGATCCCCGTGGGCGGGAAGCACATCTACGAACCTTCCATGCAGATGCGCAACCGCGGCAACGGCAAGGGAGGCGGGATCGCCGCCTGCGGGCTCGTGCCCGAAGAGCTGGGCGTGTCGCGCCGGGTGCTGGATGAAAACTACATCCTCCAGGTCGCCCTGCTGGACCCCTCCGCCCGGGACGAGGTGGAAAAATCGTTCGTCGCCCCCTTCTTCGACATCGACCACGGGGGCCTGATCCCCACCGTGGACGATTTCCGCGACGTGCCGCTGCTGGAAGTCCGGCCCCCGGACGTGGCCCGCTACTTCGTCCGGGTCAAGCCCGACGTGCTCTCCCGGTTCGCCGGGGAGAGGAAACTGGATTCGGCGGATCTCACCGAGCGGGAAGTGGAGGACGAGTTCGTCTTCCAGAACTCGATCGCGCTGAACAACCGGTTCTACGCCTCGCTGGGCGACAAGCGGGCCTTCGTGATGTCCCACGCGCGGAACCTCATCATCCTCAAGATCGTGGGCTACGCCGAGGCCGCCGTGCAGTACTACCGCATGCCCGACACGCACGCCCACGTCTGGATCGCCCACCAGCGGTTCCCGACGAAAGGCCGCGTGTGGCACCCGGGCGGAGCGCACCCGTTCATCGGCCTGAACGAGGCCCTGGTGCACAACGGCGACTTCGCCAATTACCACTCGGTGTGCGAGTATCTGGCCGGGCGCGGCATCTTCCCGCAGTTCCTCACCGACACGGAGGTGTCCGTCCTCCTGTTCGATCTCTGGAACCGGGTCTACCGCTACCCGATGGAGTACATCATCGAGGCGCTGGCGCCGACGACGGAGCTGGACTTCGACCGCCTTCCGTCGGAGAAGCAGCGGATCTACCGGCAGATCCAGGCGGCGCACATCCACGCCTCGCCCGACGGCCCCTGGTTCTTCATCATCGCCCGCACCCTGGCCGCCACGGGGGAGTTCCAGCTGATGGGGATCACCGACACCGCCATGCTGCGGCCTCAGGTGTTCGCCCTGCAGGAAGGCGAGGAGTCCATAGGGCTCATCTGCTCGGAGAAGCAGGCCATCGACGCGACCCTGGCCAGCCTGGCCGGCGAGGACCCTCGGTTCACCCCGGTCGCCGACATGTACTGGAACGCCCGCGGCGGAAGCCACACCGACGGGGGGGCCTTCCTGCTGACGGTCTCCCCGGCGGGGGATCGCTACCGCATGCGCGTCACGAACAAGTTCGGCACGGAAGTCTCCACGGTGTCCGACCAGGTCCACTGCGACCTATCCGTTCCTCCGGCTGCCACGTCGTGCACGGACGAGGACGCGGCGGCCATCGAGCGGTGCGCGGGCGACGGCGATTCCGAGGCGCTCTACGCCCACCTTCTCGGCCGGCTCCCCTCGATGGACTTCGACTCCTTCCGCCGGTTCGTCGACCGCTGGGCCGGACGGACGGCCTCCGATGCGCCGGGCCTGGGCATCGAGGCCCTGACGAAATGCATGGACCGCCGCTATCTCACCGGGGAGAAGAAACGAAGCTCCCTGCTGACCATCCTCCGCGGCGGACTGGAACGGATCTTCGAACGGCAACCCCTGTGCGACGACGCGCGGGCGGGCACCCACGTGCGCGTCACCCGGGAAACCCGGGACCGCCTGCGCGGTCCGCGTCCCGGCGAGACGACGCTTCTGATCGACGCCCGCGGTTTCCCGCCCGAAGGCGAGGAGTGCGACGCGGCGTTGGCGATCCGGGCCTACCGTCTCGGATGGCGTCGCCTGGTCCACTACAACACGCGGGGAACCCGGTTCCACGGCGTAGGCCTGGGCCCCGGCACCGCGGGACTGCGGATCGACTGCTACGACAACCCGGGAGACTATCTCGGCTCCGGGATGGACGGCCTGGGGATCTACGTCCACGGCAACGCCCAGGACCAGCTATGCCAGATCAGCAAGCAGGGGAAGCTGGTCGTCTACGGGGATGTGGGGCAGACCTTCCTCTACGGAGCCAAGGGCGGCGAGGCGTACGTGATGGGGAACGCGGCCGGCCGGCCGATGATCAACGCCGTCGGCGGGCCGCGGGTGGTGATCAACGGCACCGCCCTGGACTACCTGGCCGAGTCGTTCATGGCCGGCGACCCCCACAACGGCGGCGGCTTCGCCGTCGTCAACGGCCTGCAGTACGACCCGAACGGCCGGCTGCGCCCGCTGGACCTCCCGTACCCCGGCGGCAACCTGCTTTCCCTGGCCTCCGGCGGGGCGGTCTACATCCGCGACCCCCGGCGCACGCTGGTCGAGGAGCAGCTCAACGGCGGCGTGTACCGGCCCCTGTCCGCCGCCGACTGGAGGCTTATCCTGCCGTACCTGGAAGAGAACGAGCGGCTGTTCGACATCCGGATCGACCGCGACCTGCTGACCGTCGACGGGATCCTGAAGTCGCCGCAGGCGGTCTACCGCAAGGTGGTGCCCCGCAACGACGCCGAAGCCGAGGCGGACCTGGAGGGACTTGGCGGATGA